In Neospora caninum Liverpool complete genome, chromosome II, the following are encoded in one genomic region:
- a CDS encoding nb-ARC domain protein, related, whose translation MDRRTVVERLLKSLDASQLGDIRHEFYAADNRVTVDEYVELMLSRMDGMSRDDQQRTQTSQDIFRRSNLSSSLPEHSAAFPAFASSSPNEASAPATADSLANSARDHRMFSRDAGDWAEGSAFSTDLTGRSISDCLSSPNARRDSASLSHIFEALTEAESEEKDFARERRNREAVPRLHELGERHEEVAALLIDVFDAIDTDGAGVISWEAFANALVNQGTAQDGSSGNASDVEQYQFVGSTTLTNSHDRIEKVVYIEEIDRLFCLYYKAKEFSVVEPLHGTLDLTVSVPSGSLVDLCYIPPYSQVASIDDDNLFASASADASILLWDATRSTPLRTLKGHKKGVFSLAFSTDFSCLLSAGLDKDALVWSPCNLTKPICHLQGHPYALCGVAVVPGTPQAVTADASGALRLWDLRNFRSLQTLGSRRETHRRRRAQRRSGNGGEGSAKSKWKEKANSRILPRDAETADLRHKEDTDRNWEGGRMSSYGEMSSFCVLPPHKRIATASSRVDFYELAGGQSRAAFCTEVQGCRDALFSPDVDAILTAGKDRIQTWSAETGLPGNVLHGGRAEITAISFDVRARLLYVGDASGNIRSFNALTGAFFQAFTKHPCDVCLLCFWPASSNFLSASSDGLVMLQEQDTDRAAVRSLDFLEPLSLLAVADQSGAISLWQPSSRTAPFSQWVCVYSWENLTRFNFLLLRERDSEGEIPESEDGDEPPDPALAFSPAKQAGGSIFSSASHLSPGTADADTPRRGEVTLASRGRKGPSSGSALAAQNGGNLQRGEDRIQSPETCWRLQSPTADFPGSDASAQCEPPSLLVPGTAQPFSADTTSSPKAENTPRTLAKLSASAPKGEDARAGLSVGGRGRTRGFAEEKKRSGRGELRPQCSIPGLCFTYRRKLKVDDAEDIVVPTAVTVVRFNTVQPDKTQIYSADEKGFVRCWSLEPLLAAGRLRKPPVGPRLPRRACASPSPFSSAGLGSILAEGKADGLSARLKRNRRDRVGVISSQIQQWEKRLLSEESYSSIDTTHSASTTALSSSRTTRQEATGDSSKDRALDPFPLSFEQAARRRQSDGEERRRAEGTEKAEAQGEREEEEGRGEREARGGEGDRRRRERPAGSEAEARQRQEEANVPLFKDPSCLSNLQPGAFITQLSRGGAAEGAGEDGGEGSNRQEEKKAEESGRRDTKLEGRQTAPGDRGSSPTQQMSPATRWGSRSPKPTAEVTLLWERAAHTDAILAMHVYGSSSLSQASSSSTPDIFPESLAPSCSAPAGDKACADVPLPQLPSVRYEKDRGGEEKAIGLGGARGDTYTSPACPSQDSKAPKKRDPDGFPRTAPAETETSPPPAGALSPSPGRPAGENNAAEKETPWLLTTGADKLVKTWYGDGAPLGKLSSDSTRYWTSLGNREAHWAQRLEQAKEMLSLLAERFFLQASSSSSASSFSWSSSPSSSARWPPAERQRNLSSAASSRNHPLSEEEWEAARRFEEVETREASQSLYTTRGKEGHIHTLK comes from the exons CATCGCATGTTTAGTCGAGATGCAGGCGACTGGGCTGAG GGTTCAGCTTTTTCTACCGATCTCACAGGAAGAAGTATTAGCGACTGCTTGTCTTCCCCGAAcgcaaggagagacagcgcttCTTTATCGCACATTTTTGAAGCCTTGAcggaagcggagagcgaggagaaagacttcgccagagagaggagaaacagagaagccgTGCCCCGGTTGCACGAACTGGGAGAAC GCCACGAAGAAGTTGCAGCTCTGCTCATTGACGTCTTCGACGCAATCGACACCGATGGGGCTGGTGTCATCTCTTGGGAA gcATTCGCCAACGCGCTTGTGAATCAAGGCACCGCCCAGGACGGCAG CTcaggaaacgcgagcgacGTCGAGCAG TACCAATTCGTAGGGTCCACAACGCTAACAAACAGCCACGACCGTATTGAAAA GGTCGTGTATATCGAGGAGATTGATCGCCTCTTTTGTCTCTACTACAAAGCGAAGGAATTCTCTGTTGTCGAGCCTCTTCAT GGAACTTTGGACCTCACAGTTTCCGTCCCCTCCG GATCTCTCGTAGACCTCTGTTACATCCCGCCGTACTCGCAGGTGGCTTCAATAG ACGACGACAACCTCTTTGCCTCTGCTTCGGCAGACGCTTCGATTCTTCTCTGGGACGCAACGCGCTCAACGCCCCTGCGCACCCTCAAAGGACACAAAAAaggtgttttctctctcgccttctcaaccgacttttcctgtctcctcagcgCCGGCCTCGACAAG GACGCCTTGGTTTGGAGTCCCTGCAATTTGACGAAACCGATTTGTCACCTTCAAGGCCATCCCTACGCGCTGTGCGGGGTAGCCGTGGTGCCTGGAACACCGCAGGCGGTGACTGCAGATGCCTCGGGCGCTCTGCGCCTCTGGGATTTGAGAAATTTCCGGTCTCTTCAAACCCTTGGAAGTCGTAGGGAGACGcaccgccgtcgccgcgcccaaagaaggagcggaaacggcggagaGGGGAGCGCCAAATCgaagtggaaagagaaggcaaactCCCGCATTCTCCCCAgggacgcggagacggcggaccTGCGACACAAAGAAGACACGGACAGAAACTGGGAAGGGGGTc GGATGTCCAGTTACGGCGAGATGAGTTCCTTCTGCGTTTTGCCGCCACACAAAAG GATCGCCACGGCGAGCTCGCGCGTTGACTTTTACGAACTCGCCGGCGGTCAAAGTCGCGCTGCCTTCTGCACTGAAGTCCAAGGTTGTAGAGACGCGCTTTTCAGCCCAGACGTTGATGCCATCTTGACTGCCGGCAAAGACAGGATCCAAACCTGGAGCGCAGAGACTGGGTTGCCAGGAAAC GTCTTGCACGGGGGGCGAGCCGAGATCACTGCGATAAGCTTCGACGTGCGCGCACGGCTCCTCTACGTGGGCGACGCCAGCGGGAACATTCGAAGCTTCAATGCACTCACAGGCGCTTTCTTCCAGGCCTTCACGAAGCATCCGTGCGACGTCTGCCTGCTTTGCTTCTGGCCTGCATCGTCGAATTTCTTGTCGGCGTCTTCAGACGGCCTTGTAATGCTCCAAGAACAAGACACCGACCG CGCCGCTGTGAGGTCTTTGGATTTCCTCGAGCCTCTCAGTCTCCTTGCAGTCGCGGACCAAT CCGGGGCGATATCGCTGTGGCAGCCGAGCAGCCGGAcggcgcctttctcgcagTGGGTCTGCGTGTACAGTTGGGAAAATCTGACGCGCTTcaacttccttcttcttcgagagagagacagcgaaggagagatcCCCGAAAGCGAGGATGGAGACGAGCCTCCAGATCCGgcgctcgccttttccccagCTAAGCAGGCAGGTGGGAGCAtcttctcctccgcttccCACCTGTCTCCAGGCACGGCTGACGCCGACACTcctcgccgaggcgaagtgacgctcgcgtctcgcgggcGCAAGGGGCCTTCTTCCGgctccgccctcgccgctcAAAACGGCGGGAATctccagagaggagaagaccgCATCCAGTCTCCCGAGACGTGCTGGAGGCTCCAGAGCCCGACAGCTGATTTCCCCGGGAGCGACGCTTCGGCGCAATGTGAacctccttctctgcttgttCCCGGCACTGCGCAACCGTTCTCGGCCGATACGACAAGTTCCCCaaaggcagaaaacacgCCGCGAACCCTCGCGAAGCTTTCAGCGAGCGCGCcgaagggcgaggacgcgagagcggGGCTCTCTGtgggggggagagggaggactCGGGGGTTtgccgaggagaaaaagaggagcggaagaggggAACTGCGACCTCAGTGCAGCATCCCAGGCCTTTGCTTCACGTATCGAAGAAAGCTGAAAGTAGACGACGCGGAAGATATCGTCGTTCCAACAGCCGTCACAGTGGTCAGGTTCAACACCGTCCAGCCTGACAAGACACAAATCTACAGCGCCGACGAGAAG GGCTTCGTGCGCTGCTGGTCACTGgagcctcttctcgccgcaggACGGCTGCGAAAGCCTCCCGTTGggcctcgcctgccgcggcgcgcctgtgcgtctccgtccccgttttcttccgcgggTCTCGGATCGATTTTGGCCGAGGGGAAAGCAGACGGCCTCAGCGCGCGTCTGAAGCGCAACCGCCGAGACCGCGTCGGAGTCATCAGTTCGCAGATCCAGCAGTGGGAAAAACGCCTCCTTTCTGAAGAGAGCTACAGTTCGATCGACACCACGCACTCGGCATCCACGACGGCCTTGTCGTCGTCGCGGACAACTCgacaggaagcgacaggcgaCTCTTCAAAAGACCGCGCTCTCGACcccttcccgctctctttcGAGCAGGCTGCCAGGCGCCGgcagagcgacggagaggagcgacgaagagccgagggaacagagaaggcagaagcgcaaggagagagagaagaggaagaaggaagaggagaaagagaagcgagaggaggtgAAGGGGACAGACGACGGCGCGAAAGACCTGCTGGCtcggaagcagaggcgaggcagagacaagaagaagcaaacgtCCCCTTGTTTAAAGACCCATCTTGCCTCAGCAACCTCCAACCTGGCGCGTTCATTACTCAGCTCtcccgaggcggcgccgcagagggcgccggagaagacggaggagaagggagcaacagacaagaggaaaagaaagccgAAGAGAGCGGACGACGGGACACGAAATTGGAAGGACGACAAACAGCGCCTGGGGACCGTGGAAGCAGTCCTACCCAACAAATGAGTCCAGCCACCCGGTGGG GCTCCAGGAGCCCCAAGCCCACCGCTG aGGTGACGCTTCTCTGGGAGCGAGCTGCGCACACCGACGCCATTCTGGCGATGCATGTCTACGggtcttcgtctctcagccaggcctcttcttcctcgactccAGATATCTTCCCTgagtctctcgcgccttcttgtTCAGCTCCAGCTGGAGACAAGGCCTGTGCAGATGTTCCGTTGCCTCAGCTGCCTTCCGTCCGTTATGAGAAGGATcggggcggcgaagaaaaggcgataggcctcggcggcgcgcgggGCGACACGTACACGTCTCCTGCCTGTCCTTCTCAGGACTCAAAGGCACCCAAAAAAAGGGATCCGGACGGTTTCCCGAGAACGGCTCCAGCTGAGACAGAGACTTCTCCTCCGCCGGCAGGagctctgtcgccttcccccgGCCGACcagcgggagagaacaacgcagcagagaaggagacgccctGGCTGCTCACCACAGGGGCCGATAAACTCGTGAAGACGTGGTACGGCGACGGGGCACCGCTCGGGAAGCTTTCAAGT GATTCAACCCGATACTGGACATCCTTGGGGAACCGCGAGGCGCACTGGGCCCAAAGGCTTGAACAGGCGAAAGAgatgctgtctctcctcgccgaaAGGTTCTTTCTCCaagcttcttcctcctcctctgcttcaTCTTTTTCGtggtcttcctcgccatcTTCGTCTGCGCGTTGGCCTcccgcagagaggcaaagaaacctttcctctgctgctTCATCGCG GAACCATCCGCTCTCTGAGGAAGAGTgggaagcagcgagacgaTTTGAAGAGGTAGAAACTCGGGAAGCATCTCAGAGTCTGTACACCACcaggggaaaggaaggacacATCCACACGCTCAAGTGA